One Actinomycetota bacterium genomic window carries:
- a CDS encoding Rieske 2Fe-2S domain-containing protein produces the protein MGQAVGFTAPGGDPAVLVRLGQQQVVAYSRVCTHAGCLVGYDAQSRILYCPCHGAEFDPARGAQPVAGPAPSALPRIRVAIRGGNVVLG, from the coding sequence GTGGGGCAGGCGGTCGGGTTCACCGCGCCGGGCGGTGATCCCGCCGTGCTGGTGCGCCTGGGGCAGCAGCAGGTCGTGGCGTACAGCCGGGTGTGCACCCACGCGGGGTGCCTGGTCGGCTACGATGCCCAGTCCCGGATCCTGTACTGCCCGTGCCACGGGGCGGAGTTCGACCCCGCCCGCGGCGCTCAGCCGGTGGCCGGCCCGGCGCCCTCCGCGCTCCCGCGCATCCGGGTCGCCATTCGCGGCGGCAACGTCGTGCTGGGCTGA
- a CDS encoding response regulator transcription factor, giving the protein MQILLVEDDHRLATLLARRLSREGYEATPCFTGPDGLELATSGRFDLVVVDVMLPGMDGVAVTSALRERGNHVPVLMLTARDAVSDRVKGLRSGADDYLVKPFAFAELLARIEALTRRLGRDRKLTFGNLVLDPPARRVSVNGTAVDLTAKEFDLLECLMRHAGRVLTRSELKEYVWDFSFDARTKVVDLYVHYLRQKLEKVGARDVIETIRGVGYAIGR; this is encoded by the coding sequence ATGCAGATCCTGCTGGTGGAGGACGACCATCGACTGGCCACCCTCCTGGCCCGCCGCCTGTCCCGGGAAGGCTACGAGGCGACCCCGTGCTTCACGGGCCCGGACGGCCTCGAGCTCGCCACCTCCGGCCGGTTCGACCTGGTGGTGGTGGACGTCATGCTTCCCGGGATGGACGGCGTCGCCGTGACCAGCGCGCTTCGCGAACGCGGGAACCACGTGCCGGTCCTCATGCTGACCGCGAGGGATGCGGTGTCGGACCGGGTGAAGGGACTGCGTTCCGGCGCCGACGACTACCTGGTCAAGCCGTTCGCCTTCGCGGAGCTGCTGGCCCGGATCGAGGCGCTGACCCGGCGCCTGGGCCGGGACCGCAAGCTCACCTTCGGAAATCTGGTCCTCGATCCGCCCGCCCGCCGGGTCAGCGTCAACGGGACCGCGGTCGACCTCACCGCGAAGGAGTTCGACCTGCTGGAGTGCCTGATGCGCCACGCCGGCCGGGTGCTCACCCGAAGCGAACTGAAGGAATACGTGTGGGACTTCTCGTTCGACGCCCGCACCAAGGTCGTCGACCTCTACGTCCACTACCTCCGGCAGAAGCTGGAGAAGGTGGGGGCACGGGACGTCATCGAGACCATCCGGGGCGTCGGGTACGCCATCGGACGCTGA